In Rhinolophus sinicus isolate RSC01 linkage group LG18, ASM3656204v1, whole genome shotgun sequence, the sequence CTTCCCACACTCCAGGGCTCCTtaaaaggcagagggaggaggccCAGTGGAAAAGGGGCAGCTGAGTGGCCAGCTGTCCCCTCACCTTAGAGAGCATCCTTCAACCAAGAGAAGGGGCTAACCCTCCGGCAGTGCTGGCTTTCAGACAGATAGGTGAGAGCGGGCAGAGCGGGCCTCCCTCTCCGAGCGGGAGGCACCTTGTCGTAAGGATAAGGTGGCTCTTCCTGTGGCTTTGCTGGTGCCTGCGTCTGTCTTGCTCTCCCTCTGGAGGGTGGGCCAGAGGGAAAGGGGTCCAAAGAGCCCCCAGAGCAGGGGCCTAGTGAGGCTaggcaggaggggtggggctgcGATCCTGGGGCTCCCTGTCACAGCTCAACACGTGAAGGGGTGCAGAGGGAGCCCTGCACCAGCAGGGAGGGTAGATGCCACCACCCCATCTGCCCCCACTGCTGGGATGGGCTGGCAGGTGgacaaggcagggagggagggcgaCCTGCCCAGGTTGGCCACGGGGTGAGGGAGGCAccagggtgggggatgggacaGGGGACTGAGGTCCAGAGCTGAGCAAGGCCTCAgcacccgggagctcagctctCCCTGGCCGGCGGCAGTTCTCCCTCAGGAGCAATGACCTAGCACCATCCTTGCTGCCCAGCTTGTCCAGGGCTAGGGttgctgggggggcggggggggcgggggcacagCCAACCAGGCCCCAGGGGCAGGAGGACATTATTGCTATTTCGCAGAAGAGTTTCTGTTCGTCGGGGCTGGGCCAGGAGCTGCTGGCGGTTGTGGGTAGCTGTCCCCGGGATGGGTTCAGTTCACCACGGCCGGTTTCAGTAGCACAGAGCCCGGTGGGATGACCACCCAGCCAGGGGCCAGCGCCTCTGGGCTGCTGGCTGCTGAGTTGACACCAGTGGACAGGTCCAGCACCGTGCCCGGCAGCAGGGGGAGTCCATCTGGGCTGGGCCGGGAGCGGCCACTGTCAGTCCTCGCCAGGGGGGTCTTGCGGCCCTCCATGCTGAGGGCTCTGGCCGGCACTGCCCCACGCCCCTTTTCCCCCTCGGCCTTCCCACCTGCGGAGCCAGCCAGGAGGGAGACCACAGGCAGGCCCAGTCCGCCTGCCCCAAAGGGCGAGGGTAACAGTGGGTTCTTGGCCAGATTAAGGGGCAGAATGGGGCCTGGCAACCCAGGGCCCATGCCTGCCgcacccccaccacctccaccattGCCACAGGCCAGGGCACTGAGGTCGAGGGGGCCAGGAGCCAGGGGTAGGGGCAGGCCAGGCAGGCCGGGGCCTCCAAAGAGGGCAGCAGGGTTGGGGATGATGATCTGGGCCCCGCTGACGTAGGGGCTTCCGTCGGGGGTGGGCAGCGGTGGTTTTGGGGGCGGGCGCAGTTGCAGAAGCTCCTGCTGCTCATGGGACACGAAGTGGCCATGGGCCTTGATGTGCTTGCGCAGCGAGCTGGGGTCCGTGTAGCGCTTGTGGCAACCGGGCATCTTGCAGTAGTAGGGCTTGTCCACATAGTGGGTGCGCGTGTGCTTGAAGCGGTCGCTTGAGTTGGAATAGCGCTTGTTGCAGCCCTCGTATGGGCAGACGTAGGGCTTCTCACCTGTGGGCAGGGCCGGTGTGAGGGGTCTCCCAGCCCAGTGTCCTGCCCCCACGCAACACCCACTTGGCAGCCCCCCAGGTTCCTCACCCCAGACCAAAATCTTGAGAGCACAGGCTGTCCAATTTGGGGCGCGGTGGCTCCACCACCTGGCACAAGATTTGCCCCAGGTGTGGGCAGTGGGCACAGCCACTGAGAAGCTAGCCTGGTCACCCCCAGAACCGCCATGGCCCGACTGTGTGCTATGTTTCAAATTGTGGGTGACAGTGACCACTTCAGCAGGTGAACCAATGAACCTGTATAGACTTCCATAAAGCCCCTACTAGGGGCAAGTCCACTGTGAGTACTACGTGAGTGCCAACTACCCTTTATGTGGCCCTTCCTCCGCAAAATGGCTCCAGATTTACTAAACGTCGGCTCTGGCACTGACCGGGACGGAACCACCTGAGACTATGGACCTTTGAAGTATGGCCAGTCCAAATTGAGACATGCTACGAGTGTAAAATTCACACCAGATTCTGCAGACTTTGTACGAAATGAAGAATTGCAGTGtctaattgatatttttaatattgaaatgaTAACACTTTGGACATACTGGGTTCAAGGAAATATATTATAATtcatttcacctatttctttgtaatttaatgCAGCgattaggaaatttaaaatcagGTGTGTGGCTCTGTTGCTCAGTGCTGGCCCTTCTGTGTGCTGGGGTATGGTGAGGAATGAAGCAGACACACTGGCTGCATCCACAAGTACCATTAGTCAGAGGATCTTACAAACCCAACAAAGCTGAGTGTGACCCAGGAAGGTCTGTCTATGCTCCCATATATGGAGGGTCTGACCCACAAGAGTGTCATCCCCAGCAAATGGCACTCGAAAAGAGACCGGTGAACAACGCGACGCATCCCTCATCTGTTGGAGGCTCAGGGACGACTGGCACTCCACCATGGGCAGCCTGTCCAACCGTCACCCTCCGGCCGCGCCTCTCACCTGTGTGAGACCGGTTGTGTATCTTCAGGTTCTCCAGGCGGGAGAAGCTCTTACTGCAGGTGGGGCAGCGGTGCGGCTTCTCATTGGTGTGCGTGCGGATGTGGATAAGCATCTTGTACCTGCTCCAGGGAGGGCACAGAGCACGGCTCAGCTCGCTGGACACTATGCCCCTTCCCTTCCACCCACTCTCGCCCTCCCTCACCTGGCGTTGAAGCCTCGGCCGTGACGAGCACATCCCTCCCAGTGGCAGCAGTACCCTGCGTCCTTCTCGGGCTTGACGTGGTAGTCGTTGACGTGATCCACCAGGTCTTGCAGGAGCTCAAAGAGCTGGTTACACTGCAGGGCCGGGGAGGGTTCTGAGCACATGTAGGGGCACCCACCCCGGACCCTGCCCCACTCTTCCAGGCCCCCACTCACCTTGGCCCAGCGACACACCAGCTGCTTGGGCAGGGGTAGTTCTGGTGAGAGGCACTTGTCCTTAGGGGtagtgaggaaggaggaagcaggcaGGTGCAGGGCCCCCCCGGAGCCCAGAGGCAGGAAGAACTGGAAGGAGCTGGGGACGCCGTCGAGGTAGCGCAACGGCTGGAAATCCTGGCAGGAGAGGGCGATGGTCAGAGTTGGTCAGTACCCGTTGGGGCCGGCAGGCCCAGACACCCTCTGTCTCCTGTAgcaggttgaattgtgtcccctacAAGGATATTTCCCAGTCCTAAccgtctccccctccccctgtgtacctgtgtgtgtggCCTTATtcagaaatagggtctttgtagatgtaatcaagttagGAGGTCAGACTAGACTGGGGTGAGCGCTAAATGCAGTGGCCAGTCTTcatgagagaaagaaggaggtttggacacagacacacagggaaggcTGTGTGACGATGGAGGCAGATCGGAGTGACATGGCTACAAAGCAAGGATCGCCTGgagctaccagaagctggaagaggcaaggcaGGATTCCTCTCTAGAGCctgcctccagaaggaaccaactctgtcgacaccttgattttggacgtcagcttccagaacagtgagaaaacatttatgttgttttaggCCACCCAGGTGGTGGTCCTTTGTTATAGTGGTCCCAGGAAACCAATATACCATCCCTTTCCAGAACCCGCACCCCCTCCTTACCGGGGCGGTGGGCACTGTAGGCAGGTCCCCATTGCCTTGACGCTCAGGGGACAGCGAGCTGCTGCCATTGGGAGAGTCCAGCCCAGAGGGTGGCGACAAGCTGAGGTCCACCAGAGGGGCCGCTGTAAAGCGTCCTTCCACCTTCTCAGGGAACTTGGGGTTCAGCAGGAAGCCTAAAAGACAGGCACAGTTTAGGGGTGCTGGAGCCATTGGTCCTCATCAGCCAGGCCCTCCCATCTCTGAATCCCTCACTGTGACCCTAGAAGCAGACCCCAGCCAGGCCATGTTCCCAGACCACCCTGGGGCTCCAGGCTTCTGACAAATGTGACCTCTGCCATCATGAGAGCTCGGCCATTGGTTGACATGAGAAGGAGGaagtacccattttacagatgcagtaATCTGGTACACTGAGTGACTAGGAACTGGAAGCCAGGGCCCCTAGCTTCCTGTCACATTTCTAACTTTCCCTGGGCCCCTTCTGCCTCACTGGACCCTTCTGTAAAAATGAGAGGTTTGGGCTGGGCCGCTTCCAGAGCCTTCCAGCTCAGATGTGGTAGATACGGTTTTCCGGCACACTAGAGGCAGAGCAGAGGACCTGAGCCCTAAGCATCCCTACAAGCACTTGCTGGGCTTGGTCCCCAATCTCTACTGACCTGGTTGGCCGCCCACAAAACCCAGGAGTTGGGCCTTTCGTTACTACATGTGAACCTCCACCATTCCACATTCTCCCAGAGGCCTCAATTTGAACCCTGGCTCTGCTGTTCCAGCTTTATAAACCTGGCAGATCAGTTTCTTCCTCCCAGGGACAATGTCACCTCCAAAGGTAAACTGCTGGGAGGATGAAGAACCAGAGCGTAGGCGCGCTCTAAGCTGGAAGCTGTGGTTATGTCCTGGTGGACACACCTTGGACATTCTCCATCAGGGCCCGGAGACTGTGGCCCGGCCTGGGTGCAGTACCTGAGGGCGGGGAGCCCGGGGAGCCCGGGGTGGGGCTGTCATCCACCAGGCCCAGCTCCCTGTGCAGAGTTCGGTGCCGGACCACACTCAGCGTCCTCTCCCGCTTTTCTCTCGCCGCCCGGAGCTTGGTGATACTCAGCTTCAGGTCGAGCGGCTCGTCCAAGGAGTGCATGGTGATGCGGGGCTGGGGTTGGCCGTGGCAGCGGGCCGTGGGGCGCTCCCAAGCTGGTATTCAGGCAGGAACCTGAGGGAGGACAGGGCCAGGCTGTGACAGTGCCCCAGGCTCCTCCTCGGGCTGCACCCGTTAAAGCCCACAGGACAGGGGGGCAGCGGGTGTGCAGCAGTGTGAAGGCTGTCTCCTCAGAGAAGGAGACCCTCCGAGTGGCCTGGCCAGCAGGTATCATAGCACCAACCACCTACTCAGGGCTTCCATGTCCACTTCCCACAAGTTTTTTCTGGGAGGCAAAGCTCAGAGAGTCCATTTTGCCATGAGACAGTGTTAGAGACACTGCCTCAGGTCCCAGAGCTAGGAAGTGGTAGAGCTACCAGATTCAAAGCCAGATCTTCTCCCTGGAAATAGCCAGCCAAGTCCCAAAGGTCATTTCTGACCAAGTGGCAAGTCATGCCTGGGACACATGCCTGGTTAGAGCCAGAAGACCCAAAACCAAGCCAGAGGAGCAATAAGGGTCCTCCATGGTGGCCCTGCGTTGTCCTTAGCTACTGACTGCAGAGTGCCCACTGTGCCGGGCCCCAGGGGCAGCTGTGGTCGCCTCTGACAGAACGAGGCTGAGAGTTTACTGGGCAAAGCTGAGCAAAGCTTGGCCCCAAGGGATGGGGGTACAGACAGGTGGCCTTGCCAAGTGAGGTCAGGAGAGGTGCCAACAGGCGTGGGGAGCCAGAGGGCTCTGGgctgccaccagggggcagcgGGGGACTGTGGCCCAGCCCGGCCAGCCAGGGGTAGGGTTGGAGGGAAATGAGCCAGCTCTGTCTGGTGGttagtaaaatatatacatacatcattTTTTACTGGTCATGATATTCTTTTACTATGAGTTCTCATGCTGGAATTTTCACCATTTTCTTAGAATGTCTCAATGGTGTAGTTTCCTTCACATAAATGACCCAAGAGCAAGGTCAAGTCTTTATTCCAAATCAAACGTCTTAGAGCAGCACTCTTTTCACGTGTGGTGAAATAGTCACAGTGTTTCCTTGCATTTGTTAATTGAGACGATTACACCCTGAAAATCTATCTGCTAAACAAGCCAACATTATGAGATATTCCCGGCTATTCACTGAATCCAGGTTTTCATAATACAGAATATCCCCATAACCACCATGTGGTAAAAGACTGGTTTGTCTTCTTGGGGACCAGTGTTGCGCAGGTGCAGGCAGGACAGGGGAGGGCATCCCCTGCTCATCTTTTCTCCAGGCCAAGCACCTCAGCAACTTTAAACAGGTTCTGAGCCCTGGCTTATGGGTCTCCCAGGACAAGCTCCACTTGTGCCAAGATCCTCCAAGCACACAAGGAACAAGGACCTTCTGCTTCTGGGGGCACATCCCAAGACCCCACCAGCACATGGCTAATATCAGACTCTCTGAGCCCAAGGGGGACTGTGTTACTAGAGCACAGGTGGCTGCACTTGGCCATGGGACCCAGGTCTGTGACTTGACTTGTCCCTGTTAAACTCCACCAGGTGAGAGCCCTCAGGTCTGTTTGGATTTGCCCCCCCCCAGGCCATGCACAGGCCAGGAGCTCCCAGCGATGCAAGAGGGGCTGGGACCAGAGTGCCACCCTGTCCTTCAGAAGCTCCAGACCCAGGCGGGCAGGTGAGTGGATGACAGTGATGGATGGACTGAGGCCCCTCCACTCTCCCTTTGGCTAGGGGAGGAGCTGCCCTCTGCCTGACCCACTCCCCAGttatgtctgtctgtgtgtctgcctgtCCCTCCTCCACCTGTTTATTTTTAGACACAGGCCCCGTCCAACCTCCCTGAAGCTCCTCTGTGCTAGGAgcctggaaggagaggaaggaagtaaATATTTATGCTGATTAAGAATTCAGGAGCCAGGAAGGGCTGGTGGCCTGGTCCTTGGCTGGCCTAGGGCCACAGGCCTCCCCACAGCCTCCATCCTCCAACCCCAACCCGACCTTCCAGAGAAGGGCACTATGGGTAAAGAAGTTTGGAACTGGGAATTCAAGTTGACATTGACTCTCATAGTGATGCTTCCCAAGCAACATCCTTGGCACCTGCCCCACTGCTTTCCCCCTGGGCCCTGGGTCACCTTGTGCTGAGGACCCGCAGGAGATACTACCTCAACTCAGAATCAGGGAGGGCCCCAAGAGGAGCCTGTCTCCCAGGGCGGGGCCAGACACAGGGCAGAAGATGCTGGTTATCATGAGTTACATCAGGTGATGGCTGACTGGCCTCCGTGTTATCATAGCCAGTCTCAGGGTTCCAGGCCCTGTTGTCTGCCCCTTTGGCCTCCAGAGAGCGTGACCCTAGCTCTCACCCGTGCCCCCCACCGCCCTTCATCCAGCCCAGGAACAAAGAACAGAGCTGCTGTCGGTGAGGTGGAAGGGGACACTTTGAGGTTGGCCAAGGAGTGGGGTCACAGGCGTTttcccctgggggtgggggagggaaattGAGGTGGGGCCAGCCTAGGGTGGGAGTGCTGGGAGCTGTGGGTTTGGGGGCggctccttcctcctttcccaggggtggggaggctgggccTCTGGGCTGGACTCCGGCTTCCATCAGAAGGAACCCCTGGGCAAAACCCAGGGGCAggaagttgggggggggggtgtctctgGGGACTGGGCCTTCTGATTAGGGTGGAGTGCTGGTTTGGAACTGGGAATTCaaccagggaggtggggagaaggaagaccTCCGAAGGGCGGCTGCCTGCTGAGGGTGCAAGATTTTTAACCAGTGGTGGGGCCAGCAGTGGGTGGAGGGCCATGTGTCTCCTACACCCCAGTGCGGGCACTCAGCAGGAGCCCCCTGGGTGCAGCGTGGAGATCCTACCTCGCCCCCTgcgccctcccccccacccccccactcccccgCACTGCTAGCTCCGAGATGCGACTCCACCCTGCTGGCGTGGGGTTGTGGGGTGCCGGAGCGCGCCCGGGGAGGACTGGACGCCGGGTGGGGAGGTCGCACCAAGGTGGTCGCGTTTCCGCGCGCCTGCGCCCGGGCTCCAGCTGCAAAAGGAACTAATTAGAGCAGAGGGCGTACCGGGACGACTCAGGGACCACcagggcggcgggggcggggcgggggtcATCCCGGGGTGGGCCGCGCTGGCCCTCGGGCTCGGCCCCCGCCCCTGCGCACCCTCCCCGCGGGCCGGCCCGAGACAATGGCCGCTATTGTGCGCTGCTGGCCGCGGAGCAAATGCCCCCAGCTGCAGCGCTGGTCGAGCCCCTCGCCTTCCGGGCCTACCTGGAGGCCCCGCCCACTCTCCGTGGGTACGGTGAACGCCAGGCGGGCCCTCACCCTCCAACTGGCGGGTCgatatttgaggaaactgaggcccagaagaagCACTGTCTCCTCCAGGGCCCTGTGGCTGGTGTGGAACGCATCCGTTAAACACCTACCGTGTAGCACCGTCTGTCCATGAATTCTCTTAACCTTCTAAAACCTCTACTGTGAATAGGTGGCAGTCATGTCCCCTGTCAtacagacggggaaactgagactcaagtcTACCAGGCTACTAGGAGCCGCCCGGAATCTGCTCTGGATAAAGCCCCTTTCCCTCTGcttagggaggggtggggaacTGGCCCTGAGCCTGGAGGGGGGCCCACCACACCCATCCTAAGTACTCAGGGTCTCCTtggcagaagcagggagaaggCAGGGCCCTCTGTAAGATGAGGGctctccctgcccacctcacAGCAGACTGGAGCCAGGTGTGTGACCACCTGTGTACCAGCACTGTCAAGGGCAATGTGAGGGATACCCTGAAACTGCCCTTTGGTCAGCTGTGGCCTGCCCAGCCTAGGACTTGGGGACGGGTCCAAGATGCAACTCAAAAGCCCATGTGACATTCTTGATATTGAATGGAACGGGGTGCTCTGGGTACCCCCATGTCTGGTGACTGGGACCATCACTTCACCATGCTGGtcttacaggtggggaaactgaggtccagaggggCCTCAATCCCAGATTACACAAGTGGGTGGCAAGCCAGGACTGGAAGCCATGGGTGAATATTACACAACATTACCAATAGCCAAGTGTCGACAGTTGGACAATGTGCCAGCACCTCTTACAACAGGTGCtgttcatccccattttacagatgcaaaaactgaggctcagagagtttaagtgacCTGTCCAGGGTCACACGGCTTGTCTGTGGTAGAGCTTGGTTTTAAGCCCAGGTGAGTCCAGAAGTATTGTTCACCATTAGCCCCTCTTGTGCCCAAGATAAGGGGAGGGGCAGGCAAAGGGGCTCAGGCTTGGCATCCCCCCCACCTGCCCTGGTTTGTGGGAACTGGGTGCAGAGTATAGGATGGGGCAGCAGGCTGTGGGTGGGTGCTGGAGAGGCCCACTGAGGGGCAGCCAAAGGGAGGCTTGGAGAGTACCAGGCAGATGTACTGCCAAAGCAAAGGGCCCCACAGCCCTGCATTCCTGGGAACCACTGCAGCTCCACCTTCCTCCACAGCCCAGAGGCAGGGGCTAGGGCAGGGGCAGGCCTCAtcctggggtggggttggggggagggtgcTTCCTGACCAGGCAGCAGAGCAGAGCTCCAAGTATGGAGTCCACCACTGGGTCTCCAATGTGGCTCTTGCCACTTCTGGCCCATGTGACTTAGGGCAAGTCACCCCCCAGtcttcacctctaaaatgggaaGATAGTAGTTATAAGCCATCCCCATTGGGTTTGGGGGAGAAATCAATGATGCACATCCAATGATTAATATTTCCCATTAATATGCAATattcagcacctagaacagtgctgggtgcatagtaggtacttaatcaCACTTGTTGAATGAAGTGTCACCATCTCGGAGTTCCCCAGCCTTTGGCCAGTCTAGAGCTGTGAGGACAGCTGAGTGGGGGAACTGGCGCTCCCTGCTGTACCCACACACTCCACTCACTGCCCTCGTGGGGAGCACCTGGGCTTTGGTTTAGTTTGTAACTAAACAAGCATGGGCCCCTCAGAGGGCCTCAGGCCTCTCCTGTCCTGTGGATCGGCCACAGCTGACCATGGTCACCTTCCAGAGCTTGGCTACATCAAAGAAAGAACACTGGGAGGCCCCAGCAGACCTCCTCCCAGGATGCAGGGGAAGGGCTTATCCTGTGAGGTCTCTGCCCAGCAGATCCCAGGAGAGGGGCCAGGGCAGGCAGCACTTCCTGGAAGAGCATGGGGTTCACCTTCCCTGGGAACCTCTTGCCCTCAGGcaggcccctcccccatccccagatGGGTGCTCAGCCAGCACCGGGGCCTCCCCAGATCCTCTGGGAGGGCAGACCCAGCTCTGGTGGGAGTGCAACCACCCCCAGGTGACCTAGCCAGGGCAGAGTTCTCTGCTCTAGGCTATGGGGGCCTCGGGAAAGGCCTCAGCTGGGCAGAACCTGTGCAGGGGTGTGTGTCAGGAGCCCCCACTTGGGCGTTTTAGAGAGCACTACCCAGAACCAGGCTACCTGGTTCCAGTCCTCTGTGTCCCTACCCCTGGTTATGAGGCCTCAGATGGGTCCCTGTCACCcctctgagccttgattttctcAGCCATAACACAGGCACCACAATAAAGTACCAGCTCATCCAGCAGGGTAGAGATTTGGGGCATCTGCAGGGTGCCCCTGGcctagtgcctggcatacagcaggtgcCAGCAACTGGTAACCCTGAGGATTCTTGTTCCCCACCCCAGGCTCGGGGTGCTCCACACAGTAACTTGGCCTGCCAAGGTCACCCAGATAGTTCAGGCAGCACTGAAGCTGGAAAGCATGCAGCTGGCTCCCCGCACatgcctccccagccccagctcttCAGGAGATGTACTTCCTTCTCCAGTGCCAGCAGGGTGACACCAGGCTGGGGGCAGCAGCCCACACATGTACACTCATATAGATGTGTGTGCCCATCCAGCTGCAGGGGCCAGCCTGGCACAGAGGCCTCCCCTCAGCCTGGTGGCTCTGGGCGCCCTAGTGCGGCCCCCACCCCCTGCCGCCTGCCGCCCTGCAGCCACCTTTGCACAACTATGTCTGGTATTTTCCTGTCTGCCCAGCTTGGGGGGAGGTGGTGTGTGGGGCTAGGAGCACTGCCTGCACCTGGGCCTTGGCCAGAGGCGAGCCCGCCAAGCAGCCCCCACGCCTGCCCGCCTGCCCACCCGGGCTGGCAGGGAAGAGCTGGGCCCAGGCTGCCCAAATCCCTGGGAGGGGCCGGCACCAGGGAGCCAGACGGGGACACACACCCAGCGAGGCCTAGACAGAGGCAGCCCGGGCACACCAGGCAGCAGTGCCACTCGTGCTGGGCGGTAGGGCTGGGCACTCCACCAGCTCCCTGGGGCCAGCAAAGCATTGGTCAGTGTCCACAGGACATGGACGGGCATGCACAGCACCCCCCGACATCCAGGCATATGCATTGTGTCACACCTGTGCACACACGGGACACACTGCATATGGCAGATAACCAGTGTTAGAGTCCGGGACCCAGGAATCTCAGCTTACGGGGGGGAGACAGGATGAGACGTGCGGCCCACGCCTCCCACCACCCAGGACAGGCACCAGGCCCACTGAACAGCACCTGCCAAGTCCCAGCGGGAGGGGAGGCGGGCAAGGCAGGCTCTGGACTTTGGCCTTCCCTCCCTGCTTCATTTACCCCATCACTCAGTTATGCATTCCAACACCAGGTCCTCCACTTGGTTCTGGGGTGCCCACAGATGAGTGAGAATGAAGAGCACCCAGACTTCGGTGGGGGAAACGCGGGCAATGGAGAAACAGTGTTGGGGAGGGCTGCTCCAGCCGAGTGTGGGGGGCGAATCTGAGTCAGCCATGAGGACCTGGGGTGAAGTGGGTGGTAGTGGAGGGGGTGCTGGGTCC encodes:
- the GLIS2 gene encoding zinc finger protein GLIS2 isoform X3, yielding MHSLDEPLDLKLSITKLRAAREKRERTLSVVRHRTLHRELGLVDDSPTPGSPGSPPSGFLLNPKFPEKVEGRFTAAPLVDLSLSPPSGLDSPNGSSSLSPERQGNGDLPTVPTAPDFQPLRYLDGVPSSFQFFLPLGSGGALHLPASSFLTTPKDKCLSPELPLPKQLVCRWAKCNQLFELLQDLVDHVNDYHVKPEKDAGYCCHWEGCARHGRGFNARYKMLIHIRTHTNEKPHRCPTCSKSFSRLENLKIHNRSHTGEKPYVCPYEGCNKRYSNSSDRFKHTRTHYVDKPYYCKMPGCHKRYTDPSSLRKHIKAHGHFVSHEQQELLQLRPPPKPPLPTPDGSPYVSGAQIIIPNPAALFGGPGLPGLPLPLAPGPLDLSALACGNGGGGGGAAGMGPGLPGPILPLNLAKNPLLPSPFGAGGLGLPVVSLLAGSAGGKAEGEKGRGAVPARALSMEGRKTPLARTDSGRSRPSPDGLPLLPGTVLDLSTGVNSAASSPEALAPGWVVIPPGSVLLKPAVVN
- the GLIS2 gene encoding zinc finger protein GLIS2 isoform X2, translating into MHSLDEPLDLKLSITKLRAAREKRERTLSVVRHRTLHRELGLVDDSPTPGSPGSPPSGFLLNPKFPEKVEGRFTAAPLVDLSLSPPSGLDSPNGSSSLSPERQGNGDLPTVPTAPDFQPLRYLDGVPSSFQFFLPLGSGGALHLPASSFLTTPKDKCLSPELPLPKQLVCRWAKCNQLFELLQDLVDHVNDYHVKPEKDAGYCCHWEGCARHGRGFNASRYKMLIHIRTHTNEKPHRCPTCSKSFSRLENLKIHNRSHTGEKPYVCPYEGCNKRYSNSSDRFKHTRTHYVDKPYYCKMPGCHKRYTDPSSLRKHIKAHGHFVSHEQQELLQLRPPPKPPLPTPDGSPYVSGAQIIIPNPAALFGGPGLPGLPLPLAPGPLDLSALACGNGGGGGGAAGMGPGLPGPILPLNLAKNPLLPSPFGAGGLGLPVVSLLAGSAGGKAEGEKGRGAVPARALSMEGRKTPLARTDSGRSRPSPDGLPLLPGTVLDLSTGVNSAASSPEALAPGWVVIPPGSVLLKPAVVN
- the GLIS2 gene encoding zinc finger protein GLIS2 isoform X1, with amino-acid sequence MHSLDEPLDLKLSITKLRAAREKRERTLSVVRHRTLHRELGLVDDSPTPGSPGSPPSGFLLNPKFPEKVEGRFTAAPLVDLSLSPPSGLDSPNGSSSLSPERQGNGDLPTVPTAPDFQPLRYLDGVPSSFQFFLPLGSGGALHLPASSFLTTPKDKCLSPELPLPKQLVCRWAKVSGGLEEWGRVRGGCPYMCSEPSPALQCNQLFELLQDLVDHVNDYHVKPEKDAGYCCHWEGCARHGRGFNASRYKMLIHIRTHTNEKPHRCPTCSKSFSRLENLKIHNRSHTGEKPYVCPYEGCNKRYSNSSDRFKHTRTHYVDKPYYCKMPGCHKRYTDPSSLRKHIKAHGHFVSHEQQELLQLRPPPKPPLPTPDGSPYVSGAQIIIPNPAALFGGPGLPGLPLPLAPGPLDLSALACGNGGGGGGAAGMGPGLPGPILPLNLAKNPLLPSPFGAGGLGLPVVSLLAGSAGGKAEGEKGRGAVPARALSMEGRKTPLARTDSGRSRPSPDGLPLLPGTVLDLSTGVNSAASSPEALAPGWVVIPPGSVLLKPAVVN